The Halorussus limi genome includes a region encoding these proteins:
- a CDS encoding rhodanese-like domain-containing protein, whose protein sequence is MDSKSTTRRRYLLTAGTAATALLAGCQSGADSGDGTTTAADGTTTANATTTDGGETTTAGEETTESAEDYPTDQTPDDGYPPEFDDRPSATEFDADSFPTVSEEAESGSTVEVPLVPLDVAYNLYARREARMVDARAKYGYEVSHVLGAVRSPPPKGGSDDPTDDWPDSDRVITYCHCPTHLAVERAANLIDDGFEEVYALQNGFQAWKVADYPTAGSGVPATAKTWTVEGTTDSGDAGGVAYVYDSRTDRVAGAEIAADGSYAVEFASGSVSGSDTVTVGTPSYEVEGKLSSFAETTVTADAGTTNGTAGNTTTAPNGTTTMNGTTVNGTATENGTTTTTESMINLDETTTTNRTTTTTNRTTTANGTDDSSDTDSLLGRLVGGQFW, encoded by the coding sequence ATGGACTCGAAATCCACGACCCGACGGCGCTACCTCCTGACGGCCGGTACGGCCGCGACCGCGTTGCTCGCCGGGTGTCAGTCCGGCGCGGACTCGGGCGATGGGACGACGACCGCCGCGGACGGGACGACCACCGCGAACGCCACGACGACCGACGGCGGAGAGACGACCACCGCGGGCGAGGAGACGACCGAGAGCGCCGAAGACTACCCGACGGACCAGACCCCGGACGACGGCTACCCGCCGGAGTTCGACGACCGGCCGTCGGCGACGGAGTTCGACGCCGATTCGTTCCCCACAGTAAGCGAGGAGGCCGAGAGCGGTTCGACGGTCGAGGTGCCGCTGGTTCCGCTCGACGTGGCGTACAACCTCTACGCCCGGCGCGAGGCGCGCATGGTCGACGCCAGAGCGAAGTACGGCTACGAGGTCTCGCACGTCCTCGGCGCGGTCCGGAGTCCGCCGCCGAAGGGCGGGAGCGACGACCCGACCGACGACTGGCCCGACTCCGACCGGGTGATAACCTACTGCCACTGCCCGACGCACCTCGCCGTCGAGCGCGCGGCCAATCTCATCGACGACGGCTTCGAGGAGGTCTACGCCCTTCAGAACGGCTTTCAGGCGTGGAAGGTGGCGGACTACCCGACCGCCGGGTCGGGCGTTCCGGCGACGGCGAAGACGTGGACGGTCGAGGGCACCACCGACAGCGGCGACGCCGGCGGCGTCGCCTACGTCTACGATAGCCGGACCGACCGCGTGGCGGGCGCGGAGATAGCCGCCGACGGCTCTTACGCCGTCGAGTTCGCGTCCGGGTCCGTCTCGGGGTCCGACACCGTCACCGTCGGCACGCCGAGTTACGAGGTCGAAGGCAAACTGTCGTCGTTCGCCGAGACGACCGTCACCGCCGACGCCGGAACGACCAACGGGACCGCCGGGAACACCACGACGGCCCCCAACGGCACGACCACGATGAACGGGACGACGGTAAATGGAACTGCGACGGAGAACGGCACGACGACCACGACCGAGTCGATGATAAATCTGGACGAGACGACCACGACGAACCGGACGACGACCACGACGAACCGGACGACGACCGCGAACGGGACCGACGACAGTTCCGACACCGACAGTCTGCTCGGTCGCCTCGTCGGCGGTCAGTTCTGGTAG
- a CDS encoding DUF58 domain-containing protein has translation MTETRRWRGVVAVTLLVGGVGLVADRPDLVLVSVVGVAFAAYPRLSPAPPETPDLEIERRLSERAPSPGETVEVSVTVRNAGDQTLFDLRVVDGVPPALTVTSGSPRYGGPLRPGGEATFEYAVETDEGKHGFDPATAVVRDPSGEREVETTVSAETEIDCTVAGGAPPRRNLAVEDAGDLLTDHGGVGVEFHQTREYRRGDAMSRIDWKRFARAGELTTVEYREERSASVVLLVDARAPAYRASEGEPHAVVRSVAAAQRLAGSLLTGRNRVGVAALGRENCWLPPGAGTDHRTRAMRTLATHSAFAASPPNDDAEEPIADRVARVRRQLSPDTQVTFLTPLCDDDAVTAASTLEAHGHSVTVVSPDATGDATPGRRLAATERENRIAALRRREIPVLDWGTDDGLAAAVAKAGDRGAL, from the coding sequence ATGACCGAGACTCGTCGTTGGCGGGGCGTCGTGGCGGTGACGCTGCTCGTCGGAGGCGTCGGACTCGTCGCCGACCGGCCCGACCTCGTCCTCGTCTCCGTGGTCGGGGTCGCGTTCGCGGCGTACCCGCGACTCTCGCCCGCGCCGCCCGAGACCCCGGACCTCGAAATCGAGCGTCGGTTGAGCGAGCGAGCACCTTCGCCGGGCGAGACGGTCGAAGTGAGTGTCACGGTCCGGAACGCCGGCGACCAGACGCTGTTCGACCTTCGCGTCGTGGACGGGGTGCCGCCCGCGCTGACGGTCACGTCGGGGTCGCCGCGGTACGGCGGTCCGCTCCGACCAGGCGGCGAGGCGACCTTCGAGTACGCCGTCGAGACCGACGAGGGCAAGCACGGGTTCGACCCCGCGACAGCGGTCGTCCGCGACCCGAGCGGGGAGCGCGAGGTCGAAACGACGGTGTCCGCAGAGACCGAAATCGACTGCACCGTGGCGGGCGGCGCGCCGCCGCGCCGGAACCTCGCCGTCGAGGACGCTGGCGACCTGCTGACCGACCACGGCGGCGTCGGGGTCGAGTTCCACCAGACCCGCGAGTACCGGCGCGGCGACGCGATGAGTCGCATCGACTGGAAGCGGTTCGCCCGCGCCGGCGAACTCACGACCGTCGAGTACCGCGAAGAGCGAAGCGCCTCGGTCGTCCTGCTGGTGGACGCCCGCGCTCCGGCCTATCGAGCGTCCGAGGGCGAACCCCACGCGGTCGTCCGGAGCGTCGCGGCCGCCCAGCGACTCGCGGGGTCGCTCCTCACGGGGCGCAACCGAGTCGGCGTGGCGGCGCTCGGCCGCGAGAACTGCTGGCTTCCGCCGGGCGCGGGGACCGACCACCGGACGCGCGCGATGCGAACACTGGCGACCCACTCAGCGTTCGCGGCGTCGCCGCCGAACGACGACGCCGAAGAACCGATAGCGGACCGGGTAGCCCGGGTCCGGCGGCAGTTGAGTCCGGACACACAGGTCACGTTCCTCACGCCGCTGTGCGACGACGACGCGGTGACGGCGGCCAGCACGCTGGAGGCCCACGGCCACAGCGTGACCGTCGTCAGTCCGGACGCGACCGGCGACGCGACGCCGGGCCGGAGACTGGCGGCGACCGAGCGGGAGAACCGCATCGCGGCGCTCCGGCGACGGGAGATTCCCGTCCTCGACTGGGGGACCGACGACGGTCTGGCCGCCGCGGTCGCCAAGGCGGGCGACAGGGGGGCGCTATGA
- a CDS encoding PKD domain-containing protein has protein sequence MTTAKTTSVLLVALLLVSSFGAVATGPGAGSGTVDVGTTDETAGNEDRTAGNAGTAGQTFHVVQGEECYEITALGDGNRTVSEFYGYRSGAGTLYGSYGERSRAIQQNQVSHLFVYEGEQGLSLVMLHDELDSSRGGAASFSVSGLPADRVWAVEDDDYPNRDDNFVHGETNSTLHWMWGDGRTDGAAVRGISGEFDAITVDAEWGENSWAYRNRSNPWRFATDDVEEWHLRSGTGEEFALDKGEPVTIRKGSCSGSDGSDGDDSPDDGDGSGDGVNRSEGALSVSAEEVNPGETVRFEASGFADDGENATYEWDFDGDGDADETTDNRTVEHSYDERGSYGVTVTAVGENGRTETASGTVRVEGGDEPPKCDPASDDDRGSEGE, from the coding sequence GTGACGACCGCGAAGACGACGAGCGTCCTGCTCGTCGCGCTCCTGCTCGTCTCGTCGTTCGGAGCGGTCGCCACCGGACCCGGAGCGGGTTCGGGGACAGTCGATGTCGGAACTACCGACGAAACGGCCGGAAACGAAGACCGGACGGCCGGAAACGCCGGAACCGCCGGGCAGACGTTCCACGTCGTGCAGGGCGAGGAGTGCTACGAAATCACGGCGCTGGGCGACGGGAACCGAACCGTCTCGGAGTTCTACGGCTACCGGTCGGGGGCAGGCACGCTGTACGGGTCGTACGGCGAGCGGTCCCGAGCGATTCAGCAGAATCAGGTCAGTCACCTCTTCGTCTACGAGGGCGAACAGGGACTGAGCCTCGTAATGCTCCACGACGAACTCGACTCGTCGCGGGGCGGCGCGGCCTCCTTCTCGGTCTCCGGCCTACCCGCCGACCGCGTGTGGGCCGTCGAGGACGACGACTACCCGAACCGCGACGACAACTTCGTCCACGGCGAGACCAACTCCACGCTCCACTGGATGTGGGGCGACGGCCGGACCGACGGCGCGGCGGTCCGCGGTATCTCCGGCGAGTTCGACGCCATCACCGTCGACGCCGAGTGGGGCGAGAACTCGTGGGCCTACCGGAACCGGAGCAATCCGTGGCGGTTCGCCACCGACGACGTCGAGGAGTGGCACCTCCGCTCGGGCACCGGCGAGGAGTTCGCACTCGACAAGGGCGAACCCGTCACTATCCGAAAAGGTAGCTGTTCGGGGAGCGACGGGTCGGACGGCGACGATTCGCCGGACGACGGCGACGGGTCGGGCGACGGCGTGAACCGCTCGGAGGGCGCGCTCTCGGTCTCGGCCGAGGAGGTCAACCCCGGCGAGACGGTGAGGTTCGAGGCCAGCGGCTTCGCGGACGACGGCGAGAACGCGACCTACGAGTGGGACTTCGACGGCGACGGCGACGCAGACGAGACCACCGATAACCGGACGGTCGAACACAGTTACGACGAGAGAGGTAGCTACGGCGTCACGGTTACGGCGGTCGGCGAGAACGGGAGAACGGAGACCGCCTCCGGGACCGTGCGAGTCGAGGGCGGCGACGAACCGCCGAAGTGCGACCCCGCGAGCGACGACGACCGAGGTAGCGAGGGCGAATAA
- a CDS encoding DUF4129 domain-containing protein, whose product MKADSVLTVVVALCCVLAIGATSTTLDSTVSTDPEEVTNFDYDKVPIGTGQAKKLDDAIDGGRSASGQSGSGKDASSESGSSGDEKVQAAKAGDAAENGDFTRSASGGDGGRQDQAAGSGENQHSKQSGGSGNEMQQSGGANSQSGEGNGTGIRDQTLLERLLSLLRDLLDLLSNLLPYLVLAVLFGAAVRYRDRILARISPGETEDGDESEAAADREPDPQNDIAAAWFEMVERLDLADRRDLTPRECAAAAKRRGVDDETARKLTALFEEVRYGGARVTDERRRRAERTLDSVRSQLEVRQ is encoded by the coding sequence ATGAAGGCCGACTCGGTCCTCACGGTCGTCGTCGCGCTCTGCTGTGTCCTCGCAATCGGCGCGACCTCGACCACGCTCGACTCGACGGTCTCGACCGACCCCGAGGAGGTCACGAACTTCGACTACGACAAGGTCCCAATCGGGACGGGGCAAGCCAAGAAACTCGACGACGCCATCGACGGCGGCCGGTCGGCCTCCGGCCAGTCCGGGTCCGGGAAGGACGCCTCGTCTGAGTCGGGGTCCTCCGGCGACGAGAAGGTGCAGGCGGCGAAAGCGGGCGACGCCGCGGAGAACGGCGACTTCACTCGGTCGGCGTCCGGCGGTGACGGGGGACGACAGGACCAAGCCGCAGGAAGCGGCGAGAACCAACACAGCAAGCAGTCCGGGGGCAGCGGAAACGAGATGCAACAGAGCGGCGGAGCGAACTCCCAGTCCGGAGAAGGTAACGGGACTGGGATTCGCGACCAGACGCTGCTCGAACGCCTGCTGTCGCTCCTGCGGGACCTGCTCGACCTGCTGTCGAACCTGCTCCCGTATCTGGTGCTGGCGGTGCTGTTCGGCGCGGCGGTCCGGTACCGCGACCGGATTCTCGCCCGGATTTCGCCGGGGGAGACCGAGGACGGCGACGAGAGCGAAGCGGCGGCCGACCGCGAACCCGACCCGCAGAACGATATCGCGGCGGCGTGGTTCGAGATGGTCGAGCGACTCGACCTCGCCGACCGACGCGACCTCACGCCCCGAGAGTGCGCGGCGGCGGCGAAGCGCCGCGGCGTGGACGACGAGACCGCCCGGAAACTGACCGCGCTGTTCGAGGAAGTCCGGTACGGCGGCGCTCGTGTGACCGACGAGCGCCGCCGGCGCGCCGAGCGGACCCTCGACAGCGTGCGCTCGCAACTGGAGGTCCGGCAGTGA
- a CDS encoding right-handed parallel beta-helix repeat-containing protein: MSPEDDTPKQSSRRRFLATAVATATAATATSSAVTGSKATAPGELSSRGAALSSEYDTVVDVTEAGADDTGNEPINSVLNRLCNDGATDTLLRFPPGTYAMDEMFRLVAYDRVGFVGDDATVVPTADFDDSAPWLFRLGVLADPGRDLLFEGFTFDFTAPDTGMRALEAQVTDGLAVRDVNVVGFHDGGTLGPAMFDVLDPDGWGTVERFRAPDGGAYSANTDGNIAVGPTGVLVSPYHRGTLRLRDLEVGGFPDNGLYADTPDGRVLVEGGRYRNSNVASVRVAGDGSRVRGTRIEVTHNRPEDVNQRGLRLDAGADLRVENVGIELTRPNGYALSVQDEVESARIEGVNVAVADRPNTAMVVAPTANRVTVADSEIHLGGGGYALAAFGDAPGPVVARNLSVYGWATGGAGRPAVLCHRDHCEFHDLAVYQPGEDRRAIDVRGDDCLVSGGTYMASDTPLYNTGSRTRFEGVTADSWGDSPALYLLDGDGVEVVDCDLSGGVRTGGGTFATRSGNST; this comes from the coding sequence ATGTCTCCCGAAGACGACACTCCGAAACAGTCGAGTAGGCGTCGATTTCTGGCGACCGCCGTCGCCACAGCGACCGCCGCGACGGCCACTTCGTCGGCGGTCACCGGGTCGAAAGCAACTGCGCCGGGCGAACTCTCCAGTCGCGGCGCGGCCCTGTCCAGCGAGTACGACACCGTCGTCGACGTGACCGAGGCCGGCGCGGACGACACCGGGAACGAACCGATCAACTCGGTACTGAATCGGCTCTGCAACGACGGAGCCACCGACACGCTGCTCCGGTTCCCGCCGGGGACCTACGCGATGGACGAGATGTTCCGACTCGTCGCGTACGACCGCGTCGGGTTCGTCGGCGACGACGCGACCGTCGTGCCGACCGCCGACTTCGACGACAGCGCGCCGTGGCTGTTCCGCCTCGGCGTCCTCGCGGACCCCGGCCGAGACCTGCTGTTCGAGGGCTTCACGTTCGACTTCACGGCCCCCGACACCGGGATGCGGGCGCTCGAAGCCCAAGTCACCGACGGACTCGCCGTCCGCGACGTGAACGTCGTCGGCTTCCACGACGGCGGCACGCTCGGTCCGGCGATGTTCGACGTTCTCGACCCCGACGGGTGGGGTACCGTCGAGCGGTTCCGCGCGCCCGACGGCGGCGCGTACTCCGCGAACACCGACGGGAACATCGCTGTCGGGCCGACCGGCGTGCTGGTGAGTCCCTACCACCGCGGCACGCTCCGTCTGCGGGACCTCGAAGTCGGCGGCTTCCCCGACAACGGTCTCTACGCGGACACACCCGACGGCCGGGTACTGGTCGAGGGCGGACGCTACCGGAACAGCAACGTCGCCAGCGTCCGCGTCGCGGGCGACGGAAGCCGCGTCCGGGGGACTCGCATCGAAGTGACACACAACCGACCGGAGGACGTGAACCAGCGCGGCCTCCGCCTCGACGCGGGCGCGGACCTCCGAGTCGAGAACGTCGGCATCGAACTGACCCGGCCCAACGGCTACGCGCTCTCGGTCCAAGACGAGGTGGAGTCGGCCCGCATCGAAGGGGTGAACGTCGCGGTGGCGGACCGACCCAACACTGCGATGGTGGTCGCGCCGACCGCGAACCGCGTCACCGTCGCCGACAGCGAGATTCACCTCGGCGGCGGCGGGTACGCTCTCGCCGCCTTCGGCGACGCGCCCGGCCCAGTGGTCGCCCGGAACCTGTCGGTCTACGGGTGGGCGACCGGCGGCGCGGGACGCCCGGCCGTCCTCTGTCACCGCGACCACTGCGAGTTCCACGACCTCGCGGTGTACCAACCCGGCGAGGACCGCCGCGCCATCGACGTTCGGGGCGACGACTGCCTCGTCTCGGGCGGGACCTACATGGCGAGCGACACTCCGCTGTACAACACCGGTTCGCGGACCCGGTTCGAGGGCGTCACCGCCGACTCGTGGGGCGACTCCCCCGCGCTCTACCTGCTCGACGGCGACGGCGTCGAGGTGGTCGACTGCGACCTCTCGGGCGGCGTCCGGACCGGCGGTGGCACCTTTGCCACTCGAAGCGGTAATTCGACGTAG
- a CDS encoding metal-dependent hydrolase, producing MWPWEHAAFGYLLVSLWWHLRRGESPDGRIALAAGFGAVFPDLVDKPLSWTLGVFPSGYAVAHSAFVFPAFAAALWLAARRRNAAGAATAFLVGHASHLAGDVVYPFLLGDELAVEAVLWPAVVSSASPTEAGLVARTLFYLRAWLVRLWALEFGPLLAFELALVGVVAAVWLYDGAPVLAECRTLLAGRSE from the coding sequence ATGTGGCCGTGGGAACACGCCGCCTTCGGCTACCTGCTGGTCTCGCTGTGGTGGCACCTCCGGCGCGGCGAGTCGCCCGACGGTCGAATCGCGCTCGCGGCCGGATTCGGCGCGGTCTTCCCCGACCTCGTGGACAAGCCGCTCTCGTGGACGCTCGGGGTGTTTCCGTCGGGTTACGCCGTCGCCCACTCGGCGTTCGTCTTCCCGGCGTTCGCGGCGGCGCTCTGGTTGGCCGCCCGGCGGCGAAACGCGGCGGGGGCGGCGACCGCGTTTCTCGTCGGCCACGCCTCCCACCTCGCCGGCGACGTGGTCTACCCCTTCCTGCTGGGCGACGAGTTGGCGGTCGAGGCGGTGCTGTGGCCCGCGGTCGTCTCGTCGGCCTCGCCGACCGAGGCGGGCCTGGTCGCCCGGACGCTGTTCTACCTCCGAGCGTGGCTGGTCCGACTATGGGCGCTCGAGTTCGGTCCCCTGCTCGCCTTCGAACTCGCGCTCGTCGGGGTCGTCGCCGCGGTCTGGTTGTACGACGGCGCGCCGGTCCTCGCGGAGTGCCGGACGCTGTTGGCGGGTCGGTCCGAGTAG
- a CDS encoding DUF7269 family protein yields the protein MKRYRVVSGGAGVVALGCALALGGGPAGGAVGAMLTALGNDYFVVAAFAGVGLLVAASVLASGGGGALRQTETPTPERPVTAPVAGDAVDDALASRTALAPVVGDERREALRERLRTVAVETWVRRDECSREEAEERLDAGTWTDDREAAAFLAGNGPGVEARALALARAEPWSRRGARRAVAELLERERSEQREDERGANGPRGDVRKESERGGNRRRENEQRERELNRRPEVER from the coding sequence GTGAAGCGCTATCGGGTCGTCTCCGGGGGCGCCGGCGTGGTGGCGCTGGGATGCGCGCTCGCGCTCGGCGGCGGTCCCGCGGGCGGGGCCGTCGGGGCGATGCTGACCGCGCTCGGCAACGACTACTTCGTGGTCGCCGCGTTCGCGGGCGTCGGGTTGCTCGTCGCCGCGTCCGTGCTGGCGTCCGGCGGGGGCGGCGCGCTCCGACAGACCGAGACGCCGACGCCCGAGCGTCCGGTGACGGCGCCGGTCGCGGGCGACGCGGTGGACGACGCGCTCGCGAGTCGGACCGCGCTCGCGCCGGTCGTCGGCGACGAGCGCCGCGAGGCCCTCCGCGAGCGCCTCCGGACCGTCGCGGTCGAAACGTGGGTTCGCCGGGACGAGTGTTCCCGCGAGGAGGCCGAGGAGCGCCTCGACGCGGGGACGTGGACCGACGATCGCGAGGCGGCCGCGTTCCTCGCCGGGAACGGGCCCGGCGTCGAGGCCCGCGCGCTGGCGCTGGCCCGCGCCGAACCGTGGAGCAGGCGCGGCGCTCGGCGGGCCGTCGCGGAACTGCTCGAACGCGAGCGGAGCGAGCAGAGAGAAGACGAGCGAGGAGCGAACGGGCCGAGAGGAGACGTGCGGAAAGAGAGCGAGCGGGGAGGGAATAGGCGGAGAGAGAACGAGCAGCGAGAGCGCGAACTGAATCGGCGACCGGAGGTCGAGCGATGA
- a CDS encoding DUF7519 family protein gives MTGTATGERAGEPTPASDGIAVGRRPTRLSATVASLAAAAGVLLVGGPGGPAVGVVLVGLAAAATGDELRARGRRAQSLAAFGTGGTIALAGIAAGAVLAGDVPSVLRVLPGLVGVLTLGAGVVPARGRGSRRLVKLGAGLVLVTVLVTGVFQAVPPGTLVAGAVAAVVGWDLGEHAINVGEQLGRAASTWRTEGVHAASAGLVGVAAMLTGRVVDGVGSTGLSLPALALLVLAVVLLSVALHE, from the coding sequence ATGACGGGAACCGCGACCGGCGAGCGGGCGGGCGAACCGACCCCGGCGAGCGACGGAATCGCGGTCGGGCGGCGACCGACGCGCCTCAGCGCGACGGTCGCCAGTCTCGCCGCCGCGGCGGGCGTTCTGCTCGTCGGCGGTCCGGGCGGTCCGGCGGTCGGCGTCGTCCTCGTCGGTCTCGCGGCGGCGGCGACGGGCGACGAACTCCGGGCGCGGGGGCGGCGAGCGCAGTCGCTGGCCGCGTTCGGCACGGGCGGCACAATCGCGCTCGCCGGAATCGCCGCGGGCGCGGTGCTGGCCGGCGACGTGCCGAGCGTCCTGCGCGTGCTTCCGGGTCTGGTCGGCGTCCTGACGCTCGGGGCCGGGGTGGTCCCGGCGCGCGGACGGGGGTCGCGGAGACTGGTGAAACTCGGCGCGGGCCTCGTCCTCGTGACGGTCCTCGTCACCGGCGTCTTCCAGGCGGTCCCGCCGGGGACGCTGGTCGCCGGAGCGGTCGCGGCGGTCGTCGGGTGGGACCTCGGCGAACACGCCATCAACGTCGGCGAGCAGTTGGGCCGCGCGGCCTCGACGTGGCGCACCGAGGGCGTACACGCCGCGAGTGCCGGTCTCGTCGGCGTCGCGGCGATGCTGACGGGGCGCGTCGTGGACGGGGTCGGTTCGACCGGTCTCTCGCTCCCGGCGCTCGCGCTGTTGGTCCTCGCGGTCGTCCTCCTCAGCGTCGCGCTTCACGAGTAG
- a CDS encoding DUF1616 domain-containing protein, with the protein MESRPARGYLDLLVAFGLLAAAAAATALSLDGIARFVLLIPTVVFLPGYAVVALVYPTRGSPPEESTIGPTGTGLRTAFSRGDHGIGGVERVVLAVLWTVIVVPAVALAVHFSPFPIAARPIQVGVFGATAVLLVCAAVSRARQSPDDRFAPGVPSPSDLFGESSSGFRTGSPTLGTPSKASRPWSGILVAVSLLVLASSVGYALVAPPADEGFTELYVQSGNVTDETTALYPSTLTRGRSQPLDFAVVNREGSTVEYGYAVELQRVERSGAAGANASVADDGSAGTKGANDSVEVVAETEVDRGSFELAAGETRNLTAQITPQATGDDLRIVVLVYRGDPPQDPSLDTAYRSLRLPVEVAAGGDGANGSAARRTPRVPRGDG; encoded by the coding sequence ATGGAGTCACGTCCCGCACGCGGATACCTCGACCTGCTGGTCGCGTTCGGCCTGCTGGCGGCGGCGGCCGCCGCGACCGCGCTCTCGCTCGACGGCATCGCCCGCTTCGTCCTCCTGATTCCGACGGTCGTGTTCCTGCCGGGGTACGCCGTCGTCGCCCTCGTCTACCCGACCCGCGGGTCGCCGCCCGAGGAGTCGACCATCGGGCCGACAGGCACCGGTCTCCGAACGGCGTTCTCGCGCGGCGACCACGGCATCGGCGGCGTCGAGCGCGTCGTCCTCGCGGTTCTCTGGACCGTTATCGTGGTTCCGGCGGTCGCACTCGCGGTCCACTTCTCGCCGTTCCCCATCGCGGCGCGGCCGATTCAGGTCGGCGTCTTCGGCGCGACGGCCGTCCTGCTGGTCTGCGCGGCGGTGAGTCGCGCCCGACAGTCCCCGGACGACCGGTTCGCGCCCGGCGTCCCCTCGCCGTCGGACCTGTTCGGCGAGTCGTCGTCCGGGTTCCGGACCGGTTCGCCGACGCTCGGGACGCCCTCGAAGGCCTCCCGCCCGTGGTCGGGGATACTCGTCGCGGTGAGTCTGCTCGTCCTCGCGTCGTCGGTCGGGTACGCGCTCGTCGCGCCGCCCGCCGACGAGGGGTTCACCGAACTCTACGTCCAGTCAGGAAACGTCACCGACGAGACCACCGCGCTCTACCCCTCGACGCTGACCCGCGGCCGGTCCCAACCGCTCGACTTCGCGGTCGTCAACCGAGAGGGTTCGACCGTCGAGTACGGCTACGCGGTCGAACTCCAGCGCGTCGAGCGGTCCGGCGCGGCGGGCGCGAACGCGTCGGTCGCCGACGACGGTTCTGCCGGTACGAAGGGCGCAAACGACTCGGTCGAAGTCGTTGCCGAGACAGAGGTGGACCGCGGGAGCTTCGAACTCGCCGCCGGGGAGACCCGGAACCTAACCGCGCAAATCACCCCGCAGGCGACCGGCGACGACCTCCGAATCGTCGTCCTCGTCTACCGCGGCGACCCGCCGCAGGACCCGAGTCTCGACACCGCCTACCGGTCGCTCCGGCTTCCGGTCGAAGTCGCGGCCGGCGGCGACGGCGCGAACGGTAGCGCCGCGCGCCGGACACCGCGAGTCCCGCGGGGAGACGGCTGA
- a CDS encoding glycosyltransferase family 2 protein: MPTVSVVIPTYNRAELLTRAIDSVLAQTYDDFELVVVDDGSTDDTEAVVTGYDDDRVRYLAHETNRGANPARNTGIEAAEGEYVAFLDSDDEWRPRKLDAQLDRLSGTGDEWVAVYCDYEVTVPGASGLIREAAADLLATDDGEAVVEGGEDLVGPTLADTLHTGAGSTLLVRTEVARRIDGFDEDLDWFQDPDFLLRVLLEGNLAHVPEPLVVRHYSGSPDADTAAAADEEFLDKHADSVRRAERDGYDVRGAHDLVLAKYYLREGRFLRGLAKLRTASAGPRQVPSLAWFAATGSRRGRSAMLAALAMAVLVARRSR; this comes from the coding sequence ATGCCCACAGTTTCGGTCGTCATCCCGACGTACAACCGTGCGGAACTGCTGACCAGAGCCATCGACAGCGTCCTCGCTCAGACCTACGACGACTTCGAACTCGTCGTCGTGGACGACGGTTCGACCGACGACACCGAGGCGGTCGTCACCGGTTACGACGACGACCGGGTGCGCTACCTCGCCCACGAGACCAACCGCGGCGCGAACCCGGCGCGGAACACCGGCATCGAGGCCGCCGAGGGCGAGTACGTCGCCTTCCTCGACTCGGACGACGAGTGGCGACCCCGAAAGCTCGACGCCCAACTCGACCGACTCTCGGGCACCGGCGACGAGTGGGTCGCGGTCTACTGCGACTACGAGGTCACGGTACCCGGCGCGTCCGGACTGATTCGAGAGGCCGCCGCCGACCTTCTGGCGACGGACGACGGAGAGGCGGTCGTCGAGGGCGGCGAGGACCTCGTCGGCCCGACGCTGGCCGACACGCTTCACACCGGGGCCGGGTCGACGCTGCTCGTCCGGACCGAAGTCGCCCGCCGAATCGACGGCTTCGACGAGGACCTCGACTGGTTTCAGGACCCCGACTTCCTGCTCCGGGTCCTGCTGGAGGGGAACCTCGCGCACGTCCCCGAACCGCTGGTCGTGCGCCACTACTCGGGGTCGCCCGACGCCGACACCGCCGCGGCGGCCGACGAGGAGTTCCTCGACAAGCACGCCGACTCGGTCCGGCGCGCCGAGCGCGACGGCTACGACGTTCGGGGCGCTCACGACCTCGTCCTCGCCAAGTACTACCTCCGGGAGGGCCGGTTCCTGCGAGGGCTGGCGAAGCTACGGACCGCCTCGGCTGGCCCGCGACAGGTTCCATCGCTCGCGTGGTTCGCCGCGACCGGGAGTCGGCGCGGGCGCTCGGCGATGCTCGCGGCGCTCGCGATGGCGGTGCTGGTCGCTCGGCGGAGTCGGTAG